The following proteins are encoded in a genomic region of Dokdonia donghaensis DSW-1:
- a CDS encoding DUF4159 domain-containing protein, translating to MHRTFLAVIILLLTSGFITAQDLAVLKYKGGGDWYSNPTALPNLIRFCNKNINTKMNDKPESVDAGSIDVFQYPLLHMTGHGNVLFTDDDVENLRDYLTSGGFLHIDDNYGMAEYLPKELKKIFPDQELTELAASHPIFSSAYKFPQGLPKIHEHDGKRPQALGLFYEDRLVVLFTTESDIGDGWEDPEVHGDPESVRQKALQMGANIVKYAFEN from the coding sequence ATGCATCGCACCTTTCTAGCAGTCATTATACTATTGTTAACCAGCGGGTTTATAACTGCCCAAGATCTTGCAGTACTAAAATATAAAGGAGGTGGAGACTGGTACAGTAATCCCACTGCCCTGCCTAATCTCATACGCTTTTGTAATAAGAACATAAACACAAAGATGAATGACAAACCAGAATCTGTAGATGCTGGTAGTATCGACGTGTTTCAATATCCATTGCTGCATATGACGGGTCACGGTAATGTACTTTTTACAGACGACGATGTTGAGAACCTTAGGGATTACCTCACTAGTGGCGGCTTCTTACACATAGATGATAATTATGGAATGGCTGAGTATTTGCCCAAGGAGCTTAAAAAGATATTTCCAGATCAAGAACTTACTGAGCTTGCAGCTAGCCACCCTATATTTTCTAGTGCTTATAAATTCCCGCAGGGATTGCCTAAAATACACGAACACGATGGTAAGCGCCCACAGGCTTTAGGGCTCTTTTATGAAGATAGACTCGTCGTATTATTCACAACAGAATCAGATATAGGTGATGGCTGGGAAGATCCAGAAGTACACGGCGACCCAGAAAGTGTGAGACAAAAAGCGCTACAAATGGGTGCAAACATTGTTAAGTATGCTTTTGAAAATTAA
- a CDS encoding TrmH family RNA methyltransferase: MQLTHTHHSPASHNKEIIIVCDHVSGPANAGSIFRLADAFGVQEIIFCGNTPDVTSSRLRKTARNTERTVRFRESENITTTLINLREEGFNSIALEIDSTSIPIAEVHIANMSKISLVIGAESTGVTPEALKQCAVIAHIPMHGINSSMNVAQAAGIALYELTR, from the coding sequence TTGCAACTAACTCATACACATCATTCCCCAGCATCTCATAACAAAGAGATCATCATTGTATGTGATCACGTTTCTGGTCCGGCAAATGCGGGTAGCATTTTTAGACTAGCAGATGCTTTTGGTGTACAAGAGATCATTTTTTGCGGCAACACTCCAGATGTTACTAGTAGTAGACTACGTAAGACGGCTCGCAATACAGAACGCACAGTCCGCTTTCGCGAAAGCGAGAATATAACTACAACACTTATTAATCTTAGAGAGGAAGGATTTAACTCTATCGCACTAGAGATAGATTCTACAAGTATTCCCATTGCCGAAGTTCATATTGCTAATATGTCAAAAATTTCGCTTGTCATAGGAGCCGAAAGTACTGGCGTTACTCCAGAAGCCTTAAAACAATGTGCTGTGATTGCACATATACCTATGCACGGCATTAATAGTAGTATGAATGTAGCACAAGCCGCAGGCATCGCACTTTACGAGCTCACACGATAA